A section of the Paenibacillus aurantius genome encodes:
- a CDS encoding WIAG-tail domain produces MKKRNGSPGGLKKNRNRGTLYDANTLELNWIEERKVKPAKPAAPDRPVSKEDPVSLHRIELSERPAAPEPDLAEEPKVEASREEVFPAEPEESKAPEILEERRAELGPVAVIFTDDIVDAGITTEKLAPFAVDRSKIKPGSIGPNELDDYSVEKEKLKDGSVTGSKIAPGAVEERHIADISFTGAKLKDRSITGDKLADNSITSEKLADKTIDSVKIADGSILARHLHPDSISNELIQDQAVSGEKIKSGTIQSLHLGQNAVNSAKLTNGAVTSDKIRDGAVTGEKIKPGSIGPAHLEEEAVQGEHLARRSVGASHLTGRSVMPEHLADGAVHSQHLSAGAVGAEHLKNESVSAAVLQTGSVTTEKLAWHSVTSMQIAEEAVGSEHLAEGGVTGSKLAAGSVQARHLAKGSVTAGKLADASVESAALAPDSVSSEHLKKASVTAESLSANSVQTRHLAAQSIGFEQLQARSVGRENLRDEAVTAEKLAPGSVTGEKLAEELIESRHILPETIRGYHLPAEIIKTFHLDRGSVTTDKLAEGAVAGSKIKPLNVGSQQLADGAVTGQKLGPQSVGAGHLSPGAVGSKHLASQAVGSEQLQDQAVGTPQLKDSSVTAQKLAPGSVKSDKLDVELITGKHLKPGAVQGRHIQPGAVMGVHIGVGTIAPEHLSESCLDRMQLKNGEVKTDHLAIGSVTAEKLADQAVSGAHLTSEAVTSLHLTRESVGEKHLADQAVTARKLQDGAVTTVKLADASITAEKLVPGSVEGAHLVPGAISAVHLQPGIVGSDQLVKGAITLEHLEDPTIEAARIRGLMIDNSTLANGSVTSSKLANGSVEHAHIGPRAVGSEQIAHEVIGEEHIENGAVTAAKLANAAVTSVKLVDASVKEPKIADSAVTEAKLADGSVTEGKLGDGAVTSVKLQDGAVDSSKLADGSVTSGKLADGEISSEKLADEAVTEEKLGEASVTETKLADGSVTRKKLADASVTAPALADGSVTDAKLVNGSVLENKLADSSVTAGKLADGAVIASKLAEECIDSSKLAEGSVTEEKLAEASVTTEKLADASVTAIKLADDSITGVKLVDASVEASKLADSAVTSGKIADGSVTEDKLADGQVSEAKLADFSVTTNKLDNGSVTSPKLADLSINTDKLAAVSVTSEKLADEAVQAAKLASASVGTDKLQDMAVTADKLADNSVTGDKIGKRSVDTSKLADQSVTVSKLADGSVIASKLADGSVTEAKLEDQSVTASKLAFGSVTESAISDDSVTASKLADGSVSEAKLVDGAVTEEKLAYQSVSETKLTDASVTTIKLADGSVIASKLADGSVTEAKLEDQSVTASKLALGSVTESAISDDSVTASKLTDGSVSEAKLVDGAVTEEKLAYQSVSETKLTDAAVTTIKLADGSVIASKLADGSVTEAKLEDQSVTATKLAWGSVTEAALAEASVTASKLADQSVTEEKLADALISESKLADGSVTEAKLAEKSVTAAKLASGSVTEAALAKASVTAAKLASGSVMEAALAKASVTATKLASGSVTEAALAEASVTATKLAPGSVTEAALSDASITAAKLADSAVGSRQLAPGSIQAHHLAPELLVRPQAEPAARPSKASAKALAAAVRTIDAQAGSLQQFGVQPFRFLAQDERIEIAIPFGKAYPDAEYAITAMTSHPSCYAVLKAREPERAIIEVIRARFSPDFEAILTWISIGVSPGK; encoded by the coding sequence ATGAAAAAACGCAATGGTTCCCCTGGCGGGTTGAAAAAGAACCGGAACCGGGGCACCTTATACGACGCCAACACGCTGGAATTGAATTGGATTGAGGAAAGAAAAGTGAAGCCAGCCAAGCCGGCCGCACCCGATAGACCCGTATCCAAAGAAGATCCGGTTTCACTGCATCGGATCGAGCTGTCTGAAAGGCCGGCCGCGCCCGAGCCTGACTTGGCCGAGGAGCCTAAGGTTGAGGCAAGCCGGGAAGAAGTCTTCCCTGCCGAACCGGAGGAATCGAAGGCTCCGGAGATTCTGGAGGAACGCCGGGCGGAGCTTGGTCCCGTGGCCGTCATCTTCACGGACGATATCGTGGATGCGGGCATCACGACGGAGAAGCTCGCGCCGTTCGCCGTAGACCGTTCCAAGATCAAGCCCGGAAGCATCGGTCCTAACGAGCTGGATGATTACTCCGTAGAGAAGGAGAAGCTGAAGGACGGAAGCGTGACGGGCAGCAAAATCGCCCCGGGCGCGGTGGAGGAAAGGCACATTGCCGATATTTCGTTTACCGGCGCCAAGCTGAAAGACCGGTCCATAACTGGAGACAAACTGGCCGATAACAGCATTACCTCGGAGAAGCTTGCCGACAAGACCATCGATTCCGTGAAAATCGCCGACGGCTCCATTCTGGCCCGCCATCTGCATCCGGACAGCATATCGAACGAGCTGATTCAGGACCAGGCGGTGAGCGGAGAGAAGATCAAGAGCGGGACGATCCAGTCCCTTCATCTTGGCCAGAATGCCGTAAATTCCGCGAAGCTGACGAATGGAGCGGTCACCTCGGACAAAATCCGCGACGGCGCTGTTACCGGAGAGAAGATCAAGCCGGGGAGCATCGGTCCGGCTCATCTGGAGGAAGAAGCCGTCCAAGGCGAGCATCTCGCGCGTAGAAGTGTAGGAGCCTCGCATTTAACGGGACGCAGCGTGATGCCGGAGCATCTGGCCGATGGAGCGGTCCACTCCCAGCATCTCTCTGCGGGAGCGGTCGGTGCCGAGCATCTGAAGAACGAATCCGTATCCGCCGCCGTTCTTCAGACCGGCTCCGTTACGACGGAGAAGCTGGCCTGGCATTCGGTTACCTCTATGCAGATAGCGGAAGAAGCCGTAGGCAGCGAGCATCTGGCCGAAGGAGGGGTAACCGGCTCCAAGCTGGCCGCGGGTAGCGTTCAAGCGCGCCATCTGGCCAAAGGCTCCGTCACCGCAGGGAAGCTGGCTGACGCTTCTGTCGAATCGGCTGCCCTCGCCCCGGACTCCGTTTCCTCTGAGCACCTGAAGAAAGCTTCGGTCACCGCGGAAAGCCTGTCGGCCAATTCGGTTCAGACGCGGCACCTGGCGGCGCAATCCATAGGCTTTGAGCAGCTTCAGGCCCGGTCGGTCGGACGGGAGAATTTGCGCGATGAAGCCGTGACGGCCGAGAAGCTCGCCCCCGGCTCCGTGACGGGAGAAAAGCTGGCGGAAGAGCTGATTGAAAGCCGGCATATTCTGCCGGAAACGATCCGGGGTTACCATCTGCCGGCCGAGATCATCAAAACCTTTCACTTGGACCGAGGGTCGGTGACGACGGATAAGCTGGCCGAAGGGGCCGTAGCCGGGAGCAAGATCAAGCCGCTCAACGTAGGCAGCCAGCAGCTGGCCGATGGGGCGGTAACCGGGCAGAAGCTCGGTCCTCAGAGCGTGGGAGCCGGGCATCTGTCTCCCGGAGCCGTAGGCTCTAAGCATCTGGCCTCCCAGGCCGTCGGTTCGGAGCAGCTTCAGGACCAGGCGGTCGGCACCCCTCAGCTGAAGGATTCCTCCGTGACGGCACAGAAGCTCGCTCCGGGAAGCGTCAAGAGCGATAAGCTTGACGTGGAGCTGATCACCGGCAAGCACCTCAAGCCGGGGGCTGTCCAAGGAAGGCATATCCAGCCGGGAGCCGTCATGGGTGTCCACATCGGAGTGGGAACCATTGCGCCCGAGCATTTATCCGAATCGTGCCTCGACCGGATGCAGCTGAAGAATGGTGAGGTGAAAACCGACCATCTGGCGATCGGCTCGGTAACGGCCGAGAAGCTGGCGGATCAGGCGGTCAGCGGGGCTCACCTTACGTCTGAGGCTGTCACCTCTCTGCACCTCACCCGCGAGTCCGTGGGGGAGAAGCATCTGGCCGATCAGGCCGTGACCGCCCGGAAGCTTCAAGATGGAGCCGTGACAACCGTTAAGCTGGCGGATGCCTCCATTACAGCCGAGAAGCTGGTCCCCGGTTCGGTGGAAGGGGCTCATCTGGTTCCGGGGGCCATCAGTGCCGTCCATCTTCAACCAGGGATTGTCGGCTCCGATCAGCTGGTCAAAGGCGCTATCACGCTGGAGCATTTGGAAGATCCGACCATCGAGGCCGCCCGGATCCGGGGGCTGATGATCGACAATTCCACCCTGGCGAACGGCTCCGTAACTTCCTCTAAGCTGGCGAACGGGTCAGTAGAGCACGCCCATATCGGCCCGCGGGCCGTCGGGAGCGAGCAGATTGCCCATGAAGTCATCGGCGAGGAGCATATTGAGAATGGGGCCGTGACGGCCGCCAAGCTGGCGAATGCCGCCGTCACCAGTGTTAAACTCGTAGACGCGTCCGTCAAGGAGCCCAAAATCGCCGACTCCGCCGTGACGGAAGCGAAGCTGGCCGACGGGTCCGTAACCGAAGGGAAGCTGGGAGACGGTGCCGTGACGTCCGTTAAGCTTCAGGACGGCGCCGTGGACAGCAGCAAGCTAGCCGATGGTTCGGTCACGAGCGGCAAGCTGGCCGATGGAGAGATCTCCTCGGAGAAGCTCGCGGACGAAGCCGTGACGGAGGAGAAACTTGGGGAAGCCTCCGTAACGGAGACGAAGCTGGCCGATGGGTCGGTGACCCGGAAGAAGCTGGCGGATGCGTCGGTAACGGCACCCGCCCTTGCTGACGGATCGGTCACCGATGCCAAGCTTGTGAACGGCTCCGTTCTGGAAAACAAACTCGCCGACAGCTCGGTAACGGCAGGAAAACTTGCCGATGGAGCCGTCATTGCCTCCAAGCTGGCGGAGGAATGCATTGATTCTTCCAAGCTGGCGGAAGGCTCCGTGACCGAAGAGAAGCTGGCCGAAGCTTCGGTCACCACGGAGAAGCTGGCGGATGCGTCGGTAACGGCCATCAAGCTGGCCGATGACTCGATCACCGGCGTAAAGCTGGTTGATGCGTCGGTAGAAGCCTCCAAGCTGGCCGACAGCGCGGTAACCAGCGGGAAAATAGCGGATGGGTCCGTTACCGAGGATAAGCTTGCCGACGGGCAGGTGTCGGAAGCAAAGCTGGCGGATTTCTCCGTGACCACCAATAAGCTTGACAACGGCTCTGTCACTTCACCTAAGCTGGCGGATCTCTCCATCAACACGGATAAGCTGGCTGCGGTTTCCGTTACCTCGGAGAAGCTCGCCGACGAGGCCGTTCAGGCCGCTAAGCTGGCAAGTGCCTCGGTGGGAACCGATAAGCTTCAAGATATGGCCGTGACGGCCGACAAGCTGGCGGATAACTCCGTGACGGGCGATAAGATTGGAAAGCGTTCCGTTGACACGTCCAAACTGGCCGATCAGTCTGTCACTGTTAGTAAGCTGGCCGATGGCTCAGTTATAGCCTCCAAACTGGCGGACGGCTCGGTGACCGAAGCGAAGCTCGAGGATCAGTCCGTGACGGCCTCGAAGCTGGCTTTCGGCTCCGTCACGGAATCCGCTATATCCGACGATTCCGTGACGGCTTCCAAGCTGGCGGATGGCTCGGTTTCCGAAGCCAAGCTGGTTGACGGGGCCGTAACGGAAGAAAAGCTTGCGTATCAGTCCGTTTCTGAGACGAAGCTGACGGATGCCTCCGTGACCACAATCAAGCTGGCCGATGGCTCGGTTATAGCCTCCAAACTGGCGGACGGATCGGTAACCGAAGCGAAGCTCGAGGATCAGTCCGTGACGGCCTCGAAGCTGGCTTTAGGCTCCGTAACGGAATCCGCTATATCCGACGATTCCGTGACGGCTTCCAAGCTGACGGATGGCTCGGTTTCCGAAGCCAAGCTGGTTGACGGGGCCGTAACGGAAGAAAAGCTTGCGTATCAGTCCGTTTCCGAGACGAAGCTGACGGATGCCGCCGTGACCACAATTAAGCTGGCCGATGGCTCAGTTATAGCCTCCAAGCTGGCGGACGGATCGGTAACCGAAGCGAAGCTCGAGGATCAGTCCGTGACGGCCACGAAGCTGGCATGGGGTTCCGTTACGGAAGCTGCTCTGGCTGAGGCCTCAGTGACCGCCTCGAAGCTGGCCGACCAGTCGGTAACCGAAGAGAAGCTTGCCGATGCGTTGATCAGCGAATCCAAGCTGGCAGACGGATCGGTCACCGAAGCGAAGCTGGCGGAAAAGTCCGTAACGGCCGCGAAGCTGGCATCGGGTTCTGTAACGGAAGCCGCTCTGGCAAAGGCTTCGGTGACGGCCGCGAAGCTGGCATCGGGCTCCGTAATGGAAGCCGCTCTGGCGAAGGCTTCGGTAACGGCCACGAAGCTGGCATCGGGTTCCGTTACGGAAGCTGCTCTGGCTGAGGCCTCGGTGACCGCCACGAAGCTGGCCCCTGGATCGGTGACCGAAGCCGCATTGTCCGACGCTTCGATTACGGCCGCGAAGCTGGCCGACTCTGCGGTCGGCTCCCGCCAGCTGGCGCCGGGCTCGATCCAGGCGCATCATCTGGCCCCCGAGCTTCTGGTTCGGCCGCAGGCAGAGCCTGCAGCGCGGCCGTCGAAAGCCTCGGCTAAAGCTCTAGCCGCCGCGGTAAGGACCATCGATGCACAGGCGGGCAGCCTGCAGCAGTTCGGCGTTCAGCCGTTCCGTTTTCTGGCACAGGACGAGAGGATCGAAATCGCTATTCCGTTCGGAAAGGCTTATCCCGATGCGGAGTATGCCATTACAGCGATGACGAGCCACCCTTCCTGCTATGCCGTCCTCAAAGCCCGCGAGCCGGAGAGAGCGATCATTGAAGTCATCCGCGCCCGGTTTAGTCCGGATTTTGAAGCCATCCTGACCTGGATCTCCATCGGGGTGTCCCCCGGCAAATAA
- a CDS encoding glycosyltransferase family 2 protein, translating into MALPRTSRSNKARTDLTNPSKPKVSVIIPVMNEARTLASVIREARKVNKNTEVIVVLNGSTDGSGRLARKMGARVITFDKPLGHDVGRSIGAKEAKGDILLFTDGDILLPGSSLRHLVRAVEKGTDVALNKYNGPRGRKKVHGVILAKHALNAFLSMPKLKGASLTAIPHAMSRKAAETIGFEHLAVPPKAQAIAAHKGLTIRAVRYYDVGKTNPRKSRGRKDPLTALIIGDHLEAIDYLLRHTNPRGDLTDLNRLREMVK; encoded by the coding sequence ATGGCGTTACCGCGCACAAGCAGGAGTAATAAGGCCCGGACCGACCTGACGAATCCCTCCAAGCCCAAGGTTTCCGTCATCATTCCCGTCATGAATGAGGCCCGGACGCTGGCTTCCGTTATCCGGGAAGCCCGCAAGGTGAACAAGAATACCGAGGTCATCGTCGTCTTAAACGGATCAACCGACGGCTCGGGCCGTTTGGCGCGAAAGATGGGGGCCCGGGTTATTACGTTTGACAAGCCGCTTGGCCACGATGTGGGACGGAGCATTGGGGCTAAAGAAGCCAAGGGAGACATTCTGCTTTTTACGGATGGGGATATCTTGCTGCCGGGTTCTTCCCTGCGTCATCTGGTTCGGGCTGTAGAGAAGGGGACGGATGTTGCTTTAAACAAATACAACGGCCCGAGAGGAAGGAAAAAAGTGCACGGGGTCATTCTTGCCAAGCATGCCTTGAATGCCTTTTTGTCCATGCCCAAGCTGAAGGGGGCTTCTCTGACGGCCATTCCGCACGCAATGAGCCGCAAGGCGGCCGAAACGATAGGCTTCGAACATCTGGCGGTCCCGCCCAAAGCCCAGGCCATTGCCGCGCATAAAGGGTTGACCATTCGGGCGGTCCGATATTATGACGTAGGAAAGACCAATCCGCGCAAATCGAGAGGCCGTAAAGATCCGCTGACTGCCCTTATTATCGGGGACCATCTGGAAGCCATTGATTACCTGCTTCGCCATACGAACCCGCGGGGAGATTTGACCGATCTGAATCGGCTGAGGGAGATGGTGAAATGA
- a CDS encoding glycosyltransferase family 2 protein, with translation MAVRAYRAGRRYGAKFIKERLGHETPKAVMNRYWNEWKGRRTRTLSRESSRQLARRFFRGFCKESGERYRPWLPFPGRGKVGIVLCIRNEKKTVERVLNELDRLPFHEIIAVVNGSTDGSFEKIRKHRAGVTILHYEEPLGHDVGRAIGARVSTSDILLFADGDLPIRAEKLLHFVEEIEKGADVALNDITPYLRPFSRRDAVSTVKEFVNRALGRPDLMANSLTAVPHALSRKALERIGAAALAVPPLAQVIAIQSGLRIKAPASVNIIRGNRRRASNSGHLNPVSRLIAGDHLEALHRALHKSGSRLHYKDHMRRREYAEVGR, from the coding sequence ATGGCTGTCCGCGCTTACCGGGCAGGCCGGCGCTACGGGGCCAAATTCATAAAGGAACGGCTCGGCCATGAAACCCCGAAGGCGGTCATGAACCGCTATTGGAACGAATGGAAGGGAAGGAGAACCCGAACGTTGTCAAGAGAGTCGTCCCGACAACTGGCGCGAAGATTCTTCCGTGGCTTCTGCAAGGAGAGTGGAGAACGGTACCGTCCCTGGCTTCCTTTTCCGGGTAGAGGCAAGGTCGGGATCGTGCTATGCATACGAAATGAAAAAAAAACGGTGGAGCGGGTACTAAACGAACTGGACCGGCTGCCCTTTCATGAAATCATCGCCGTCGTAAACGGAAGCACCGACGGAAGTTTCGAGAAGATCAGGAAGCACCGTGCCGGGGTAACGATTCTTCATTATGAAGAGCCCTTGGGTCATGATGTGGGCCGGGCTATAGGGGCAAGGGTATCCACGTCGGATATTTTGCTTTTTGCAGACGGGGACTTGCCGATTCGTGCGGAGAAGCTGCTGCACTTCGTCGAAGAGATTGAAAAAGGAGCGGATGTGGCCCTTAACGACATTACGCCGTACCTCCGGCCATTTAGCCGCAGGGACGCCGTTTCCACGGTAAAGGAATTTGTGAACCGCGCCCTCGGTCGTCCGGACCTTATGGCCAATTCCCTCACCGCCGTCCCCCATGCGCTTTCCCGAAAGGCGCTGGAACGAATCGGAGCGGCTGCTTTGGCTGTACCTCCCTTGGCCCAGGTAATCGCCATACAGTCCGGTCTTCGAATTAAAGCTCCGGCCAGCGTCAACATTATCCGGGGAAACCGGAGAAGAGCCTCCAATTCCGGTCATCTTAATCCCGTGTCCCGGCTTATTGCCGGCGATCACCTGGAGGCCCTGCATCGGGCCCTTCATAAGAGCGGGAGCCGTCTGCACTACAAAGACCACATGAGAAGACGCGAATATGCGGAGGTGGGGAGATGA
- a CDS encoding glycosyltransferase family 2 protein, with amino-acid sequence MTDLPKTSIIIPTYNGLELLIECITAIRAYTPEPYELIVVDNGSEDGTVKFCRQEKIRFVSLPVNKGFPAACNLGLRIATGDALLLLNNDIVVTHHWLENMLACLYSDETIGIVGPCSNIVSGIQQRPADYADLEQYHALAAARASDPGQWQQVERLVGLCLLFKRELMEKIGVLDERFSPGHYEDDDYCYRARRAGYRLMLAGDVSVHHHGSASFSKLDKKRLGQIVHRNRDAFIKKWDLDPRQFIQKEG; translated from the coding sequence ATGACGGATTTACCGAAGACGAGCATTATCATCCCGACCTATAACGGACTGGAGCTATTGATCGAATGCATAACGGCTATAAGGGCTTATACCCCGGAGCCATACGAGTTAATCGTAGTCGATAACGGCTCTGAAGACGGCACGGTAAAGTTTTGCCGCCAGGAGAAGATCCGGTTCGTCTCCCTGCCCGTGAACAAAGGCTTCCCTGCCGCCTGCAATCTGGGACTGCGAATAGCAACGGGGGACGCTCTGCTTCTCCTGAATAACGACATTGTGGTGACGCACCATTGGCTTGAGAACATGCTGGCCTGCTTGTACAGCGACGAAACGATCGGCATCGTCGGGCCCTGCTCCAACATCGTGAGCGGGATTCAGCAGCGGCCCGCCGACTATGCGGATCTGGAGCAGTATCATGCGCTGGCGGCGGCCCGCGCTTCCGACCCCGGGCAATGGCAGCAGGTGGAGCGTCTCGTCGGCCTGTGCCTTTTGTTCAAGCGGGAGCTGATGGAGAAGATCGGAGTGCTTGACGAGCGATTCTCTCCCGGACATTACGAGGATGATGATTATTGCTACCGCGCCAGAAGAGCCGGCTACCGGTTAATGCTGGCGGGGGATGTGTCGGTCCACCATCACGGAAGCGCGAGCTTCTCTAAGCTGGACAAGAAAAGGCTCGGTCAAATCGTACATCGGAACCGCGATGCGTTCATCAAAAAGTGGGATCTGGATCCGCGCCAATTCATACAGAAAGAAGGGTAG
- a CDS encoding sugar phosphate nucleotidyltransferase: MKGVILAGGKGTRLHPATSLLNKHLLPVGKYPMIHYGIRKLAEAGIKEIILVIGKHSAGRFIDYLGTGSEWGVSLTYRIQEEAGGIAQALSLADGFIRPGENFVVLLGDNLFEDSLKDQLSEYERQGGGARVMLKEVDNPRRYGVPVLLNGQILFIEEKPKTPKSRYSVTGIYMYDYGVFDVIKRIRPSDRGELEITDVNNIYAVEGTLHYGVLNGWWTDAGTHRSIHEAAARLLDIDQ; encoded by the coding sequence TTGAAAGGAGTCATACTGGCTGGAGGGAAGGGAACCAGGCTGCACCCCGCGACTAGCCTGCTCAACAAGCATTTGCTGCCTGTGGGGAAATATCCGATGATCCATTACGGCATCCGGAAGCTGGCGGAAGCCGGGATTAAGGAAATCATCCTCGTGATCGGCAAACACAGCGCCGGCCGGTTCATCGATTACTTGGGAACGGGCTCGGAGTGGGGGGTAAGCCTTACCTACCGGATCCAGGAGGAAGCGGGCGGGATTGCCCAGGCCCTTTCCCTGGCGGACGGCTTCATCCGGCCGGGGGAGAACTTCGTCGTCCTTCTCGGGGATAACCTCTTTGAAGACTCTTTGAAGGATCAGCTCTCGGAATACGAAAGGCAGGGCGGAGGAGCCCGCGTCATGCTGAAGGAGGTCGACAATCCCCGCCGGTACGGCGTCCCGGTCCTGTTGAACGGTCAGATTCTTTTTATAGAAGAGAAGCCCAAAACCCCCAAAAGCCGTTACTCCGTCACCGGTATTTATATGTATGATTACGGGGTGTTTGACGTGATTAAGCGGATTCGGCCATCCGACCGGGGAGAGCTCGAAATTACGGATGTCAACAATATTTACGCAGTGGAAGGTACGCTCCACTACGGCGTTCTAAACGGATGGTGGACCGATGCCGGAACCCACCGTTCCATTCACGAAGCGGCGGCCCGTCTGTTAGACATAGACCAATAG
- a CDS encoding glycosyltransferase family 4 protein, translating into MPLAKRQGATAVRKTSSRGSRTKSRSRGSSGGRGKLQARFKKMQRKYAKLKKKYRLIRSIPPGTTDRYMYEATVFAHAYDFTPDELRASLAAGSQAPHGPYRTALWFLPYFETPFYGGMHTILRFADFLQKRYGIRSSFAIVGTKDTSPIAASIQKAFPGLAGNPVYPLPNIYRFDGLPDHDLGICTLWTTAYSLLKFNRVRRKLYFMQDYEPYFYPSGSTSSQVMATYRFGFDGICNTPALLASYEEHGGRGAAFTPAVNRAIFYPDPALREAQSPGRLFFYARPGTARNCFELAAAALRKLKETLGGKVDIVSAGAEWDVTRYGLQGIVRHLGMLPYEQTGQLYRTCRAGLALMSTRHPSYPPLELMACGSLVVTNNNEWNHWLFRHGENCLLSEPTATCLYESLYHAVTNRELRERITTRALEYIRQEHSDWDGELQRTAEALSIH; encoded by the coding sequence ATGCCCTTGGCCAAAAGGCAGGGAGCGACAGCCGTCCGAAAGACATCCTCAAGAGGCTCCCGTACCAAAAGCCGATCGCGCGGCTCGTCAGGCGGGCGGGGGAAACTGCAGGCCCGGTTTAAGAAAATGCAGAGGAAATATGCGAAGCTGAAGAAAAAGTACCGGCTTATCCGGTCCATTCCGCCCGGAACGACGGATCGTTATATGTACGAGGCCACCGTGTTTGCCCATGCTTACGACTTTACTCCTGACGAGCTGAGGGCGAGCCTGGCGGCCGGCTCCCAGGCGCCGCATGGACCTTACCGGACCGCCTTGTGGTTCCTGCCCTACTTCGAAACCCCCTTCTATGGAGGGATGCATACCATCCTCCGGTTTGCCGACTTCCTTCAAAAAAGGTACGGCATCCGCAGCTCCTTTGCGATCGTAGGAACGAAGGACACCAGCCCGATTGCGGCATCCATCCAAAAAGCGTTCCCGGGCCTTGCCGGCAATCCCGTCTATCCGCTGCCGAATATTTACCGGTTCGACGGACTGCCCGACCATGATCTCGGAATCTGTACGCTGTGGACCACCGCCTATTCTCTGCTCAAATTCAACCGGGTCCGCCGGAAGCTGTACTTTATGCAGGACTACGAACCTTATTTCTACCCTTCCGGCTCCACCAGCTCCCAGGTGATGGCCACCTACCGGTTCGGCTTTGACGGCATCTGCAACACCCCAGCACTTCTGGCAAGCTACGAGGAGCACGGCGGCCGGGGGGCGGCCTTTACTCCGGCGGTGAACCGGGCGATTTTCTACCCGGATCCGGCGCTCCGGGAGGCGCAGTCCCCGGGCCGGCTGTTCTTCTATGCCCGTCCCGGTACCGCGCGAAACTGCTTCGAGCTGGCGGCGGCCGCCTTGAGGAAGCTGAAGGAAACCTTAGGGGGGAAGGTCGACATCGTGAGCGCGGGGGCCGAATGGGACGTTACCCGGTATGGTCTTCAGGGCATTGTCCGCCATCTGGGTATGCTTCCTTACGAGCAGACCGGTCAGCTGTACCGGACCTGCCGGGCCGGTCTCGCTCTGATGTCCACCCGGCATCCCTCCTATCCGCCCCTGGAGCTGATGGCTTGCGGAAGCCTGGTGGTGACGAACAACAACGAGTGGAACCATTGGCTGTTCCGGCACGGGGAGAACTGCCTTCTCTCGGAGCCGACCGCCACCTGCCTGTATGAATCGCTATATCATGCCGTTACCAATCGGGAACTGCGCGAAAGAATTACGACACGAGCGTTGGAGTACATCCGGCAGGAACATTCCGATTGGGATGGCGAGCTTCAGAGGACCGCCGAGGCCCTGTCGATCCACTAA